A stretch of Octopus sinensis unplaced genomic scaffold, ASM634580v1 Contig18731, whole genome shotgun sequence DNA encodes these proteins:
- the LOC115231548 gene encoding general transcription factor II-I repeat domain-containing protein 2-like, with protein MENTISLVTKTVNYIRGHPLNHRQFSKLLTDINNQFSDIPFYTPVRWLSLYKVVKRFYLLRSEIILFMEMKGQNTDGMKSQSWNKDLAFAVDITTHMNDLNLELQAKDKVITQLSDHIKCFISKIKLWKFQLLNEDLSHFPTCKELRSTVDAHNVMNFSQYERQLESLLKEFQERFNDFSSFEQQFSLFASPFSFNVSNADESLQMELLEIQSDSILKAKYLEVGIPAFFSYLPGKFKNFKKFATKIIAMFGLTYVCEQLFSFMKMTKTAQRTRLTDEHLSSLIKVGTTRIAQPDISKIVSKKDVNPLEAALTKIRMRPSKRNCYKMRPSKRNEFDTPCYTAFRYTPTHKIDMDYNQKGLK; from the coding sequence atggaaaataccaTTAGTTTGGTCACGAAAACAGTAAACTATATCAGAGGTCATCCCCTCAACCATCGGCAGTTTAGTAAACTGCTGACAGATATTAATAATCAGTTCAGCGACATTCCTTTTTATACTCCAGTCCGCTGGTTATCACTTTACAAAGttgttaaaagattttatttgttgagatcggaaataattttatttatggagATGAAAGGGCAAAACACAGACGGAATGAAAAGTCAATCTTGGAACAAAGATTTGGCATTTGCAGTGGATATTACCACACATATGAACGACCTTAATTTAGAATTGCAGGCTAAAGACAAGGTCATAACTCAGTTGTCAGATCATATCAAGTGTtttatttcgaaaataaaattatggaagTTTCAGCTATTAAATGAAGATTTATCTCATTTTCCTACGTGCAAAGAGCTCAGGAGTACTGTTGATGCACATAATGTAATGAATTTTTCTCAGTATGAAAGACAACTAGAATCGTTGTTAAAGGAATTTCAAGAAAGATTTAATGATTTTTCGTCTTTTGAACAACAATTTTCATTATTCGCATCAccattctcttttaatgtttcCAATGCAGATGAAAGTTTACAAATGGAACTATTGGAAATCCAATCAGATTCTATACTTAAAGCTAAATATTTGGAGGTTGGAATACCTGCTTTCTTTTCATATCTTCCTGGAaagtttaaaaactttaaaaagtttGCAACAAAAATCATTGCTATGTTTGGtttgacatatgtgtgtgaacagcttttttcatttatgaaaatgACAAAAACTGCTCAAAGAACAAGACTAACTGATGAACATTTATCCTCTTTAATAAAAGTCGGAACTACACGAATAGCTCAGCCTGACATATCAAAAATTGTATCTAAAAAAGATGTGAATCCTCTGGAAGCAGCTCTTACCAAAATTAGAATGCGGCCCTCGAAGCGAAATTGTTACAAAATGCGGCCCTCAAAGCGAAATGAGTTTGACACCCCCTGTTATACGGCATTCcgttacacacctacacacaaaatcGACATGGACTACAATCAGAAGGGACTCAAAtag